GGTCGAGAGTCAGGAAGACCACGGCGTCGAAGCGGTCGATCACCTCGTCGCCCCAGTCGAGGATCGAGCCGGACAGCACCCATGCGGCGCGCGGGAGGAACACCTGCCTCATCAGCGCGACCCGCTCGCCGGGCGGGCGGCTCTGGACGAAGGGAGGATCTGTCGGCAACCAGAAGTAGTCGTCGGTGTCGGCGTGCGGCACCGCCCAGACGTCCGCCAGCCTCCGCGCCAGGGTCGTGGTCCCGGAGCCGCTCGCGCCCGTCACGTGCACGCGAGCTCGTCGCATCAGGTCATCCTTCCAGGCTGAGCCGCCGGTTCCGTGGCGATCAGAGCACTGCTCCGCCGTCGCCCGTGCCCGACGCGGACGCGGGAACGGCGTGTCATCGAGCTCGGCGTGCCCGCAGGACGAGGTCGCGTGTGTGGTGCGAACCCTGGCCGGGAGGGGCGACGCGCTCGCGCACCTCGTCGACCTCGATCACCCATGCCTCGTCGAGGTGCGCCACGACGTCAGCGCGCTGCACGAAGTCCTCCAACTCGAAGCCCCGCGAGCGCGCGTGCTCCGCGTCCATGTCCGCGTGCCAGGTGGCGAGCATCATCCCGCCCGGCGCGACCGACGCGAGCACGGTCCGGATCGCGTCCTCGTCCGGGGTGCGGGGCAGGGCCGGGTACTGCACCGACACCACGTCATAGGTCCCGAGATCAGGGGCGTCGCCCGCGAGGTCGGCCTGGACCCAGCGGACCTCGACCCCCGCGGCGCGCGCGGCTGCCCTCCCCCGCTCGAGCGCCGCGGCGGCGACGTCCACCGCGGTGACGTCCCATCCCTGAGCGGCCAGCCAGACGGCGTCACCGCCCTCCCCGCAGCCGACGTCCAGCACACGCCCGGGCGCGACTCCGGTCAGCTCTGCGGCGACCACGCCGTTCACCTGGCCGCTCCACACCTGCTGCTGGGCGGCGTACCAGGCCTCCCACCCGATCACCTCGGGCGAGGTGGGGGCATCGCCGCCGGGGCCGTGGTGGTGGTCGTGCTGCTGCTCTTTGTGGTTCGTCACGCCGCCCAGTGTGCCTGCCGAACCACGGGAGGACGTCGGGCGGCGACCTCAACGGGCAGTGACGCTGGCGACGTCGATAATCCGTGGGTTGTCGAGGTCAGTGTTGTCCACGACGAGCGACGCGCGCTCCCACGGGGTGGCGCACGCGAAGTACATCTGCTGGGCTCCCACATACCGGCGCATCCGGCCGCGCTCGACGTCGGGGTCCACGGCATCGCGTCGGGCCATGCGCCTCGTGGCCTCCTCGAACGGCACGTCGAGGAAGATCGAGAAGTCCCAGAACCGCGCGAGCTCGTCGCGGTGGAGGAACGTCCCCTCGACGAGCACCAGGGCGTCACGCGGCGCCATCCGCCGATCAGGCTGCACCGTCGAATCACGCGCGTGGTCGTACGAGCCGGGGCAGTAGGACCCGTCGCCGCCGGCAGACAGCGGGCCGAGCGTCCACGAGGCCAGTGCGTCGTAGTTGTAGGCGTCCAGCCAGAACCCCTCGGATGACTCTCTGCCTCGCGCGTGCCGGACCGCTGACGGGTTGAAGAAGTCGTCGACGTGCACAACCACCACCGGACGCGCCTCGACGCGATCCGCCAGCGTCTCGGCGAAGGTGGTCTTCCCGCTCCCGCCGACGCCGTCGATGGCGACCAAGGCCCGGCCGCTCCCAGCAACGCCCGCTGAGAGCCGCGCGACGATCATGTCCAGGTCTCCGCCCATGGGCGACCATGCTGCCGGGCGCGAGCGTCGGGCGCCCGCGTCGCCGCGACCGGGGCCACGATCCCCCCATGCAATGACGAGGCCGCCCACCGATCCGGTGGGCGGCCTTGTCGTCATGCGGGGTCGCCGGCGAACCTGGAAGTCACTCCGGCGCGTAGGTCAGGCAGTCGGCCAGGTCGCGACCGGCGCCGACGCGCACCGCCTCGGCGGTGCACTCGAGCGAGGAGTTGTGCGAGCAGTCCTGCCGCTGGCAGGCGCCGACGTGGGTGACGACCTTCTCGAGGCCGCCCTTGACGGTGAGCGGGATGAACGTCGCGCACGCGGCGTCACCATCGTGGCCGCCGATCGTGATGGCGGCCGCGTGGCAGTGGTCGTGGTCGTTGTACGAACAGCCAGCCACCGAGCAATCGGCGACCGGGGGCATATCCATCAATGTGCTCATGTCAACGGCCTCCGAGGTGAGAAACGAGTCCAGCACGGAAGAACCCCTCCGACGCTAGACCCGGTCAGAGCCGGGCCGCTAGCAAGGCAGGACTGGCTTACCTGCCGCGCCGCGGGATGCTCACGGCGCCGTGCCGACGCCTGCGGGGCCTGCGCCGTGGCGCCGGCGCAGGGACGGATCGAGCAGGGCTGGCGGGGCGTCGACCTTCTCCTCGGGCGCGAGGTCCACGCCCGGGGCCACGATCGTGTCGATCGCGTCGAGCACGTCGGCGGTGAGCACGGTCTGCGCCGCGGCGAGCTGGGACCGCAGGTGGTCCATGGTGCGGGGCCCGATGATCGCGCTCGTCACCGCCGGGTGCGCGGTCACGAACCCCAACGCGAGCTGGATCATCGTCAGTCCCGCCTCCTCGGCGACCACCGCCAGCCTCTCGACGGCGTCCATGCGCGCCTGGTTGGACGGGCGGGACA
The sequence above is a segment of the Cellulomonas chengniuliangii genome. Coding sequences within it:
- a CDS encoding AAA family ATPase; protein product: MRRARVHVTGASGSGTTTLARRLADVWAVPHADTDDYFWLPTDPPFVQSRPPGERVALMRQVFLPRAAWVLSGSILDWGDEVIDRFDAVVFLTLDPAERIRRLEARELARQERGQVDAEAHAAFMAWARGYDDPAFEGRSRVAHEKWLAALPCPVLRLDSALTTDQLCDEVLAWNPPDRGV
- a CDS encoding class I SAM-dependent methyltransferase, with protein sequence MTNHKEQQHDHHHGPGGDAPTSPEVIGWEAWYAAQQQVWSGQVNGVVAAELTGVAPGRVLDVGCGEGGDAVWLAAQGWDVTAVDVAAAALERGRAAARAAGVEVRWVQADLAGDAPDLGTYDVVSVQYPALPRTPDEDAIRTVLASVAPGGMMLATWHADMDAEHARSRGFELEDFVQRADVVAHLDEAWVIEVDEVRERVAPPGQGSHHTRDLVLRARRAR
- a CDS encoding uridine kinase, coding for MGGDLDMIVARLSAGVAGSGRALVAIDGVGGSGKTTFAETLADRVEARPVVVVHVDDFFNPSAVRHARGRESSEGFWLDAYNYDALASWTLGPLSAGGDGSYCPGSYDHARDSTVQPDRRMAPRDALVLVEGTFLHRDELARFWDFSIFLDVPFEEATRRMARRDAVDPDVERGRMRRYVGAQQMYFACATPWERASLVVDNTDLDNPRIIDVASVTAR
- a CDS encoding DUF1540 domain-containing protein produces the protein MSTLMDMPPVADCSVAGCSYNDHDHCHAAAITIGGHDGDAACATFIPLTVKGGLEKVVTHVGACQRQDCSHNSSLECTAEAVRVGAGRDLADCLTYAPE